Below is a genomic region from Pirellulales bacterium.
GCTGCGGCGCATGGCGCATTTCGATGTAGGCGGCCCCCGGGTTGTATCGCTGTGCCACGGCGCGGAGACGCACACGTTCTTGCGGAGCAACCATGTCGGCCCGCGACAAGGCAATTACTCGGGCGCGGGCCAGTGAAGAAACTGGCTCACGCAGCATGCCGCGAGGAAACACATGCCCAAATCCAAACGGCTCGACGGCATCGATCAGCACGATATCGAGATCACGGCCCATGCGGCGATGCTGAAACCCATCGTCCAACAAAATCACTTGGCACTCGAATTCCTCGACCGCGGTGTGAGCCGCCGCGACACGGTCGGGATTTTGCAAATGCGGAACGTCAGGAAGTTTCTGCTCCAATTCCAGCGCCTCGTCGTTGCGGGCTCCCTCCTCGGCGCCGTAACCGCGGCTGATCAACGTTACGCGTAGATCGCGTGCCCGCAGCCAGCGAGCAATCCAAGCAACCAGGGGCGTCTTGCCGGTGCCGCCAAGCGTCAGGTTGCCAACGCTGATCACCGGCACCTCGGCCCGCGAGACGGTCAGATGCCCATGATCGTAGCCGTAATTACGCCAGCTAACGGCCAGCGTGTAGGGCATCTCAACGAGGCGCAGCGCCAGCCGTGCGAGCGCTGCGGTCAGTCCCCGGCGTTGGCCGCTGACCAAAGCGCGGAAATGGGCGGCGGAGGAATGTCGAATGTCGAATCCTCGAATGTCGCAAAAAAGCCGGAGCCGCCAGGACGAAAAGCGCTAATCGACAAAATGGGCCGAGAGTCGTACCTGGATCCCCCGTCCTGATTTGCGCATTCGTGTTTCGGCCTTCGGCCGCCAGGGGCTATTCTGCCAACTTATCGCAGATAGCCTGGGCCATTTCGCGCGTGCCGACAGCGGTCGGATCGTCGCGATTTGGCTTCAGGTCGTAGGTCACATACTTGCCTTCGGCGATCACATCGGCCACGGCCGTCTCCAGGCGATCGGCGGCATCGAGCTCGCCCAAGTAGCGCAACATCAACATGCCCGACAGGATCAATGCCGTCGGGTTGACCTTGTTCTGTCCCTTGTACTTGGGCGCGCTGCCGTGAGTGGCTTCGAACACGGCGCCTTCGGGCCCGATGTTGGCGCCTGGGGCCACGCCCAGCCCGCCGACCAAACCCGCGGCCAGATCGCTCACCACGTCGCCGTACAGATTCGGCAGCACCAGCACGTCGTACAACTCGGGCTTTTGTACCAGTTGCATGCACATGTTATCGACGATGCGGTCTTCGAATTCGATTTCGGGGTATTGCTTGGCCACGTTCCGCGACACTTCCAGGAACAAGCCGTCGGTGAACTTGAGAATGTTCGCCTTGTGAACGCAGGTGACGCGCTGTCGGCTGTTGCGGCGGGCGTAGTCGAACGCGCAGTGGACGATTTTCTCTGTGGCCGACACGCTGATGGACTTGATCGTGATGCCGGTCTCGTCGATGCCGGTCTTTACCTTCCGCTCGGAATGGCCATTGATGAAGTTGATCAGCTCGGCGGTCTCGGGCTTGCCCTTTTCGAATTCGATGCCGGCGTACAGGCTCTCCGTATTCTCCCGGACGATGACAAGATCGACGGGCACCTCGCTGAAATAGCTGCGCACGCCGCGATAGTGCTTGCAGGGGCGGATGCAGGCAAACAGCCCCAGGGCTTGCCGCAAGTGAACGTTGATGCTGCGGAACCCCGTGCCCACGGGCGTGGTGATGGGGGCCTTGAGCGCGCACTTGGTGCGGCGGACGCTGGTCATCACCGCCTCGGGGAGTGGCGTGCCCGCCTTCTCCATGATGTCGACGCCGGCCTCTTGCTCGTCCCAGTTGATTTTTACGCCGGTAGCGTCCACACACTTCTGGGCCGCGGCAGCCAACTCGGGACCGGTGCCGTCTCCGGTGATCAATGTCACTTCGTGCGCCATAGACTCTGTTACCTATCCTTTTTGCCCAAAGGGGTTGGAGGGATTCGCGGCCGGAAAGTGGTCTCGGCGGCGGGCGGGCGTAAGCC
It encodes:
- a CDS encoding isocitrate/isopropylmalate dehydrogenase family protein; its protein translation is MAHEVTLITGDGTGPELAAAAQKCVDATGVKINWDEQEAGVDIMEKAGTPLPEAVMTSVRRTKCALKAPITTPVGTGFRSINVHLRQALGLFACIRPCKHYRGVRSYFSEVPVDLVIVRENTESLYAGIEFEKGKPETAELINFINGHSERKVKTGIDETGITIKSISVSATEKIVHCAFDYARRNSRQRVTCVHKANILKFTDGLFLEVSRNVAKQYPEIEFEDRIVDNMCMQLVQKPELYDVLVLPNLYGDVVSDLAAGLVGGLGVAPGANIGPEGAVFEATHGSAPKYKGQNKVNPTALILSGMLMLRYLGELDAADRLETAVADVIAEGKYVTYDLKPNRDDPTAVGTREMAQAICDKLAE
- the lpxK gene encoding tetraacyldisaccharide 4'-kinase, with the protein product MVSGQRRGLTAALARLALRLVEMPYTLAVSWRNYGYDHGHLTVSRAEVPVISVGNLTLGGTGKTPLVAWIARWLRARDLRVTLISRGYGAEEGARNDEALELEQKLPDVPHLQNPDRVAAAHTAVEEFECQVILLDDGFQHRRMGRDLDIVLIDAVEPFGFGHVFPRGMLREPVSSLARARVIALSRADMVAPQERVRLRAVAQRYNPGAAYIEMRHAPQQLLSASRRSAPLESLRSQPVVAFCGIGNPAGFRHTLTECGYAVLELREFPDHHAYTAEDIGALARLAGERKAAALVCTHKDLVKVAVDEVAGVPLWAVEIGLEILSGQASLEACLAAVVPPSAGKQNAPC